From Mercenaria mercenaria strain notata chromosome 17, MADL_Memer_1, whole genome shotgun sequence, the proteins below share one genomic window:
- the LOC123537322 gene encoding uncharacterized protein LOC123537322 isoform X2 encodes MLFCIFNISEVMTTNVSKMESEESIIQNELYPASLSMSRTCAVDSKNTSPKNIASCQTVTQVNETVSDDARSASQAEIFEGSICKVRNSIPENNEFHEETLCKDPLKVNSKSLVAETQTESKMKNISSANDFDFSDRLNKTSDDMIPEMSRMSVTSPFLSPPSDSVNGIRHDENASNSKHEMYNKCSDELTKPMAIDMKGKVKPTQDTVASSITTNVEPTAQSSESLESQSEHVNVCLNAKEGQERISVKEPTILSDDTPKTTRSASDLNETCTDRSEIIYSRVGMGIQSDNRSMHGNDVDAPNMHCIPKAAHRGRTQNMCRPSDELFQRLSLPTFRYSDISEHGWKPKAIGPLPVQRLPYNKLRRRKYVKTSLDSDKLDALVAFYDKKLQTDDDLEISSIDFVDDILEQILVYTNVATGYKYSRLADDEGSVTVDANVGKLDELDYSVEILLEDNDEILLSDEPFNIVYANDDIDANVIDEIPATMFVNGGKRLFPGELRPFDLEDDPVDVPDGHVAVWLGPTDASRFSECTFKQTAWEDEVRGWILPYQLLYHFHGVIGETIQNLGVSLNNGARGPAVTLTILQQDGPNISVDITPKLNIAAENLNVKDFHWPRKDTKKMAEKV; translated from the exons ttgCATATTCAATATTTCAGAAGTGATGACTACAAATGTGTCTAAAATGGAATCAGAGGAGTCCATTATCCAAAATGAACTTTACCCCGCAAGTTTGTCAATGTCACGAACATGCGCAGTGGACAGTAAAAATACATCACCGAAAAACATAGCATCGTGTCAAACCGTAACGCAAGTAAATGAAACTGTCAGTGATGACGCCAGAAGTGCGTCTCAAGCCGAAATCTTCGAGGGATCCATTTGTAAAGTCAGAAACAGCATTCCTGAAAATAACGAATTTCACGAAGAAACACTTTGCAAAGATCCGTTAAAAGTCAACAGCAAAAGCTTAGTGGCTGAGACACAGACCGAGTCTAAGATGAAAAACATTTCCTcagcaaatgattttgattttagcGATCGTTTAAATAAAACATCCGACGATATGATACCAGAAATGTCGAGAATGTCAGTAACAAGTCCATTCTTATCCCCACCTAGTGATTCAGTTAATGGAATACGGCATGACGAAAATGCTTCTAATAGCAAGCATGAAATGTATAATAAGTGCTCTGATGAACTTACTAAACCCATGGCAATAGATATGAAAGGAAAAGTTAAACCAACACAAGACACTGTCGCTTCGTCTATTACTACAAATGTAGAACCAACAGCACAGAGTAGTGAGTCGTTGGAATCACAAAGTGAACATGTGAATGTTTGTCTGAATGCCAAAGAGGGGCAAGAACGTATTTCAGTAAAAGAACCAACTATACTTTCGGATGACACTCCTAAAACCACGCGTTCAGCTTCTGATTTAAACGAAACATGCACTGATAGAAGTGAAATCATATATTCGCGTGTTGGCATGGGAATACAATCAGACAATCGGTCTATGCATGGGAATGATGTAGATGCGCCAAATATGCATTGCATTCCTAAAGCTGCACACAGAGGACGAACACAAAACATGTGCAGGCCATCCGACGAACTGTTTCAAAGGTTGTCTTTGCCGACATTTAGATACAGCGACATAAGTGAACATGGCTGGAAACCTAAGGCCATCGGGCCCCTGCCAGTGCAAAGGCTACCCTATAACAAACTTCGACGTCGAAAATATGTGAAAACGTCATTGGATAGCGATAAATTAGATGCACTTGTtgcattttatgataaaaagttGCAAACTGACGACGACCTTGAGATTAGTTCTATTGACTTTGTTGACGATATATTAGAACAGATATTAGTCTATACGAATGTGGCAACAGGTTACAAATACTCCCGCCTGGCAGATGACGAAGGCTCTGTGACAGTCGATGCAAATGTTGGAAAACTTGACGAGCTAGATTACAGTGTTGAGATTTTACTGGAAGACAATGACGAGATACTGCTGTCTGATGAACCATTTAATATCGTGTATGCCAATGATGATATCGATGCTAATGTCATAGATGAG ATCCCAGCAACAATGTTTGTGAATGGTGGAAAACGTCTGTTTCCGGGAGAATTGCGTCCATTTGATTTAGAAGACGACCCCGTCGACGTTCCAGATGGTCATGTAGCAGTATGGCTCGGACCTACTGACGCTTCACGATTTTCGGAATGTACTTTCAAACAAACTGCATGGGAAGATGAAGTGCGGGGTTGGATTCTACCATATCAattgttatatcattttcatGGAGTCATTGGTGAAACTATTCAAAATCTAG
- the LOC123537322 gene encoding uncharacterized protein LOC123537322 isoform X3 codes for MTTNVSKMESEESIIQNELYPASLSMSRTCAVDSKNTSPKNIASCQTVTQVNETVSDDARSASQAEIFEGSICKVRNSIPENNEFHEETLCKDPLKVNSKSLVAETQTESKMKNISSANDFDFSDRLNKTSDDMIPEMSRMSVTSPFLSPPSDSVNGIRHDENASNSKHEMYNKCSDELTKPMAIDMKGKVKPTQDTVASSITTNVEPTAQSSESLESQSEHVNVCLNAKEGQERISVKEPTILSDDTPKTTRSASDLNETCTDRSEIIYSRVGMGIQSDNRSMHGNDVDAPNMHCIPKAAHRGRTQNMCRPSDELFQRLSLPTFRYSDISEHGWKPKAIGPLPVQRLPYNKLRRRKYVKTSLDSDKLDALVAFYDKKLQTDDDLEISSIDFVDDILEQILVYTNVATGYKYSRLADDEGSVTVDANVGKLDELDYSVEILLEDNDEILLSDEPFNIVYANDDIDANVIDEIPATMFVNGGKRLFPGELRPFDLEDDPVDVPDGHVAVWLGPTDASRFSECTFKQTAWEDEVRGWILPYQLLYHFHGVIGETIQNLELEGVSLNNGARGPAVTLTILQQDGPNISVDITPKLNIAAENLNVKDFHWPRKDTKKMAEKV; via the exons ATGACTACAAATGTGTCTAAAATGGAATCAGAGGAGTCCATTATCCAAAATGAACTTTACCCCGCAAGTTTGTCAATGTCACGAACATGCGCAGTGGACAGTAAAAATACATCACCGAAAAACATAGCATCGTGTCAAACCGTAACGCAAGTAAATGAAACTGTCAGTGATGACGCCAGAAGTGCGTCTCAAGCCGAAATCTTCGAGGGATCCATTTGTAAAGTCAGAAACAGCATTCCTGAAAATAACGAATTTCACGAAGAAACACTTTGCAAAGATCCGTTAAAAGTCAACAGCAAAAGCTTAGTGGCTGAGACACAGACCGAGTCTAAGATGAAAAACATTTCCTcagcaaatgattttgattttagcGATCGTTTAAATAAAACATCCGACGATATGATACCAGAAATGTCGAGAATGTCAGTAACAAGTCCATTCTTATCCCCACCTAGTGATTCAGTTAATGGAATACGGCATGACGAAAATGCTTCTAATAGCAAGCATGAAATGTATAATAAGTGCTCTGATGAACTTACTAAACCCATGGCAATAGATATGAAAGGAAAAGTTAAACCAACACAAGACACTGTCGCTTCGTCTATTACTACAAATGTAGAACCAACAGCACAGAGTAGTGAGTCGTTGGAATCACAAAGTGAACATGTGAATGTTTGTCTGAATGCCAAAGAGGGGCAAGAACGTATTTCAGTAAAAGAACCAACTATACTTTCGGATGACACTCCTAAAACCACGCGTTCAGCTTCTGATTTAAACGAAACATGCACTGATAGAAGTGAAATCATATATTCGCGTGTTGGCATGGGAATACAATCAGACAATCGGTCTATGCATGGGAATGATGTAGATGCGCCAAATATGCATTGCATTCCTAAAGCTGCACACAGAGGACGAACACAAAACATGTGCAGGCCATCCGACGAACTGTTTCAAAGGTTGTCTTTGCCGACATTTAGATACAGCGACATAAGTGAACATGGCTGGAAACCTAAGGCCATCGGGCCCCTGCCAGTGCAAAGGCTACCCTATAACAAACTTCGACGTCGAAAATATGTGAAAACGTCATTGGATAGCGATAAATTAGATGCACTTGTtgcattttatgataaaaagttGCAAACTGACGACGACCTTGAGATTAGTTCTATTGACTTTGTTGACGATATATTAGAACAGATATTAGTCTATACGAATGTGGCAACAGGTTACAAATACTCCCGCCTGGCAGATGACGAAGGCTCTGTGACAGTCGATGCAAATGTTGGAAAACTTGACGAGCTAGATTACAGTGTTGAGATTTTACTGGAAGACAATGACGAGATACTGCTGTCTGATGAACCATTTAATATCGTGTATGCCAATGATGATATCGATGCTAATGTCATAGATGAG ATCCCAGCAACAATGTTTGTGAATGGTGGAAAACGTCTGTTTCCGGGAGAATTGCGTCCATTTGATTTAGAAGACGACCCCGTCGACGTTCCAGATGGTCATGTAGCAGTATGGCTCGGACCTACTGACGCTTCACGATTTTCGGAATGTACTTTCAAACAAACTGCATGGGAAGATGAAGTGCGGGGTTGGATTCTACCATATCAattgttatatcattttcatGGAGTCATTGGTGAAACTATTCAAAATCTAG